A genome region from Setaria italica strain Yugu1 chromosome III, Setaria_italica_v2.0, whole genome shotgun sequence includes the following:
- the LOC101783212 gene encoding LOW QUALITY PROTEIN: chitinase 7-like (The sequence of the model RefSeq protein was modified relative to this genomic sequence to represent the inferred CDS: inserted 1 base in 1 codon; deleted 3 bases in 2 codons), whose product MTAALALAVLALAYAAAPAHAQRRCGAQAGGALCPNNLCCSKYGYCGRSCDHCGTGCHSQCAXRRRRGAQAGGALCPNNLCCSKYGYCGRSCDHCGAGCQSQCAHGGGAQAGGAACPHGLCCSRYGYCGLGGDHCGAGCQGQCAAGVASVLTRELFDRMLPHRDDAACPGRGFYTYDAFVAAARAFPAFGATGGAAARKWEVAAFLAHTSHETSGGPFSWGYCYKEVKGATSDHCVPSARWPCSSNTTYHARGPMQISYNYNYGPAGEAIAADLLSNRDMLTADAVVAFKTALWLWMTPRAPTEPSCHAVATGQWAPTPADRAAGRRPGFGLTTSILTGGLQCAAGSGRVAFYKRYCDVLGVSYGPDLDCAGQAPFDGVLRSSAQ is encoded by the exons ATGACGGCCGCCCTGGCGCTGGCCGTTCTGGCCCTCGCCtacgccgcggcgcccgcgcaCGCCCAGCGG CGGTGCGGCGCGCAGGCCGGAGGCGCGCTGTGCCCCAACAACCTCTGCTGCAGTAAGTACGGCTACTGCGGCCGCAGCTGCGACCACTGCGGCACCGGCTGCCACAGCCAGtgcg cacggcggcggcgcggcgcgcaggCCGGAGGCGCGCTGTGCCCCAACAACCTCTGCTGCAGTAAGTACGGCTACTGCGGCCGCAGCTGCGACCACTGCGGCGCCGGCTGCCAGAGCCAGtgcgcccacggcggcggcgcgcaggccggcggcgcggcgtgcccCCACGGCCTCTGCTGCAGCCGGTACGGCTActgcggcctcggcggcgaccaCTGCGGCGCCGGCTGCCAGGGCCAgtgcgccgccggcgtggcgtcCGTGCTGACCCGGGAGCTCTTCGACCGGATGCTGCCGCACCGCGACGACGCCGCGTGCCCCGGGCGCGGCTTCTACACCTACGACGCCTtcgtcgccgcggcgcgcgcgttcCCGGCCTTCGGCGccacgggcggcgccgccgcgcgcaagTGGGAGGTCGCCGCGTTCCTGGCGCACACCTCCCACGAGACCTCTG GTGGGCCGTTTTCCTGGGGCTACTGCTACAAGGAGGTGAAGGGCGCCACGTCAGAC CACTGCGTGCCGAGCGCGCGGTGGCCTTGCTCATCGAACACGACGTACCATGCACGCGGGCCCATGCAGATCTCCTA CAACTACAACTAcgggccggccggggaggcCATCGCCGCCGACCTGCTGAGCAACCGGGACATGCTCACGGCTGACGCCGTCGTGGCGTTCAAGACGGCACTGTGGCTGTGGATGACCCCGCGCGCGCCGACCGAGCCGTCGTGCCACGCCGTCGCCACGGGGCAGTGGGCCCCGACGCCCGCGGACCGCGCGGCCGGACGCAGGCCGGGCTTCGGGCTGACCACGAGCATCCTCACCGGCGGGCTGCAGtgcgccgccggcagcggccgcgTCGCGTTCTACAAGCGCTACTGCGACGTCCTCGGCGTCAGCTACGGGCCCGACCTGGACTGCGCCGGCCAGGCGCCGTTCGACGGCGTCCTCAGGTCCTCGGCGCAGTAG
- the LOC101770657 gene encoding stromal 70 kDa heat shock-related protein, chloroplastic, with translation MATTTFPTSTPFFAAHHGPRRSRPSVSAAVYSRSRRWRPLRVACEKVVGIDLGTTNSAVAAMEGGKPTIVTNAEGARTTPSVVAYTKSGDRLVGQIAKRQAVVNPENTFFSVKRFIGRKMNEVDEESKQVSYRVLRDDNGNVKLDCPAIGKQFAAEEISAQVLRKLVDDASKFLNDKVTKAVITVPAYFNDSQRTATKDAGRIAGLEVLRIINEPTAASLAYGFEKKNNETILVFDLGGGTFDVSVLEVGDGVFEVLSTSGDTHLGGDDFDKRIVDWLAGNFKNDEGIDLLKDKQALQRLTEAAEKAKMELSSLTQTNISLPFITATADGPKHIETTLTRAKFEELCSDLLDRLRTPVDNALRDAKLQFKDIDEVILVGGSTRIPAVQELVKKMTGKDPNVTVNPDEVVALGAAVQAGVLSGDVSDIVLLDVTPLSLGLETLGGVMTKIIPRNTTLPTSKSEVFSTAADGQTSVEINVLQGEREFVRDNKSLGSFRLDGIPPAPRGVPQIEVKFDIDANGILSVTAVDKGTGKKQDITITGASTLPKDEVERMVDEAEKFAKEDKEKRDAIDTKNQAESVIYQTEKQLKELGDKVPGDVKGKVEAKLQELKDAVAGGSTQTMKDALSALNQEVMQLGQSLYSQQGAPGAGPTPGADASAGSSEKPADEGDVIDADFTDSK, from the exons atgGCGACCACGACCTTCCCCACCTCGACCCCCTTCTTCGCGGCCCACCACGGGCCCCGCCGGAGCCGCCCCTCCGTCTCCGCCGCGGTCTACAGCCGGAGCCGCCGGTGGCGCCCGCTGCGGGTGGCGTGCGAGAAGGTGGTGGGCATCGACCTGGGCACCACCAACTCCGCGGTGGCCGCCATGGAGGGCGGCAAGCCCACGATCGTGACCAACGCCGAGGGCGCGCGGACCACGCCCTCCGTCGTGGCGTACACCAAGTCCGGCGACCGCCTCGTGGGCCAGATCGCCAAGCGCCAGGCCGTCGTTAACCCGGAGAACACATTCTTCTCCGTCAAGCGATTCATTGGCCGCAAGATGAACGAGGTCGACGAGGAGTCTAAGCAGGTCTCCTACCGCGTCCTGAGGGACGACAACGGCAACGTCAAGCTCGACTGCCCGGCGATTGGCAAGCAATTCGCGGCCGAGGAGATTTCTGCGCAG GTGCTGAGAAAGTTGGTGGATGATGCATCAAAGTTTTTGAACGACAAGGTCACAAAGGCAGTGATCACAGTTCCTGCTTACTTCAATGACTCACAAAGGACGGCAACAAAAGATGCTGGCCGAATTGCTGGGCTGGAGGTTCTGCGTATTATAAATGAGCCTACAGCGGCATCGCTAGCATATGGTTTTgagaagaagaacaatgaaACGATTCTGGTTTTTGACCTTGGAGGTGGCACCTTTGACGTTTCAG TCCTTGAAGTCGGTGATGGTGTTTTTGAGGTGCTGTCAACATCGGGTGACACTCACCTTGGTGGTGATGACTTCGACAAG AGAATTGTCGACTGGCTGGCTGGAAACTTCAAGAACGATGAGGGTATTGACTTGCTGAAAGATAAGCAAGCTCTGCAGCGACTGACGGAAGCAGCTGAAAAGGCAAAGATGGAGCTATCATCCCTGACCCAGACAAATATTAG TTTGCCTTTTATTACAGCTACTGCTGATGGCCCCAAGCATATTGAGACAACTCTTACCAGGGCTAAATTTGAGGAGCTATGCTCAGATCTCCTTGACAG GCTGAGGACCCCTGTGGACAATGCACTTCGAGATGCAAAGCTGCAATTCAAAGATATTGATGAGGTAATTCTAGTTGGTGGCTCGACTAGAATTCCAGCTGTTCAGGAGCTTGTCAAGAAAATGACAGGAAAGGACCCCAATGTGACTGTCAACCCAGATGAGGTTGTTGCTCTTGGAGCAGCTGTGCAG GCAGGAGTTCTGTCAGGTGATGTCAGCGACATTGTCCTTCTTGATGTCACCCCTCTGTCACTTGGTTTGGAGACAttgggtggtgttatgaccaaGATTATCCCAAGGAACACAACACTGCCCACTTCAAAGTCAGAAGTCTTCTCAACTGCTGCTGATGGGCAGACCAGTGTGGAGATCAATGTTCTCCAAGGAGAAAGAGAGTTTGTCCGGGACAACAAGTCTCTTGGTAGCTTCCGTCTTGATGGGATTCCTCCTGCCCCTCGTGGTGTTCCACAAATCGAAGTCAAGTTTGATATTGATGCCAACGGTATCCTCTCTGTGACTGCGGTGGACAAGGGCACAGGGAAGAAGCAGGACATCACAATCACTGGGGCCAGCACACTGCCAAAGGATGAG GTGGAGAGGATGGTTGATGAAGCTGAGAAATTCGCAAAGGAAGACAAGGAGAAGAGAGATGCCATTGACACCAAGAACCAAGCTGAGTCAGTCATCTATCAGACTGAGAAGCAACTCAAGGAGCTTGGTGACAAGGTCCCAGGCGACGTCAAGGGGAAGGTCGAGGCAAAGCTGCAGGAGCTCAAGGACGCTGTTGCTGGTGGCTCCACACAGACGATGAAGGATGCTTTGAGCGCATTGAACCAGGAAGTCATGCAGCTTGGGCAGTCGCTCTACAGCCAGCAGGGTGCCCCGGGAGCTGGCCCTACCCCAGGAGCTGACGCCAGTGCTGGTTCATCTGAGAAGCCAGCCGACGAAGGCGATGTCATTGACGCTGATTTTACCGACAGCAAATGA